In Oryza sativa Japonica Group chromosome 3, ASM3414082v1, one DNA window encodes the following:
- the LOC107275484 gene encoding transcriptional regulator SUPERMAN yields the protein MECGGEQEFMAEMAPVMSSPGQQEAVASPTAAPTAARPYYGCVFCKRGFTTAQALGGHMNIHRRHRHRAMPSRRPTATGTTSMVSRDDVDCYNQHRYLEYSPPPPTPAPPPVTSPPMSSSFAATSYAGGTATVAGVDGEAMRAAGSSDSHIRELSLLGGADSSTDRDHDLHLRLGRHGRGGDGSPRTPEGSPERKPDLDLELRLGRRPRH from the coding sequence ATGGAGTGTGGCGGCGAGCAGGAGTTCATGGCCGAGATGGCGCCGGTGATGAGCTCGCCGGGGCAGCaggaggcggtggcgtcgcccacggcggcgccgaccgCTGCCAGGCCGTACTACGGGTGCGTGTTCTGCAAGCGCGGCTTCACCACGGCCCAGGCGCTCGGCGGGCACATGAacatccaccgccgccaccgccaccgcgccatGCCGTCGCGGCGGCCCACGGCCACCGGCACAACGTCGATGGTGTCCCGGGACGACGTGGACTGCTATAACCAGCACCGCTACCTGGAgtactctcctcctcctcctaccccggcgccaccgccggtgACATCTCCGCCGATGAGCAGCAGCTTCGCCGCCACGTCCTACGCCGGCGGCACGGCAACGGTGGCCGGAGTGGACGGGGAAGCCATGCGCGCTGCAGGTAGCAGTGATAGCCATATCAGGGAGCTGAGCCTGCTTGGTGGCGCAGACTCTAGTACTGATCGTGATCATGACTTGCACCTGCGCCTCGGGcgccatggccgcggcggcgacgggtcgCCGCGCACGCCAGAAGGCTCGCCGGAGAGGAAGCCGGACCTGGACTTGGAGCTCAGGCTCGGGCGCCGTCCTCGGCAttga
- the LOC4331627 gene encoding LOB domain-containing protein 16, whose protein sequence is MASSGVGGVPGSPCGACKFLRRKCAAECVFAPYFCAEDGAAQFAAIHKVFGASNAAKLLQQVAPGDRSEVAATVTYEAQARLRDPVYGCVAHIFALQQQLATLQVQVAQAKTQVAQTLAAAGMLTAGNPLLQHQQQQQQAWQIEHESTMTSTQSSGCYSAPRSDGSTSLQDMYCFGEQEEGSYSR, encoded by the exons ATGGCGTCGTCGGGAGTGGGCGGCGTGCCGGGGTCGCCGTGCGGGGCGTGCAAGTTCCTGCGGCGCAAGTGCGCGGCGGAGTGCGTGTTCGCGCCCTACTTCTGCGCGGAGGACGGGGCGGCGCAGTTCGCGGCGATACACAAGGTGTTCGGCGCCAGCAACGCGGCGAAGCTGCTGCAGCAGGTGGCGCCGGGCGACCGGAGCGaggtcgccgccaccgtcacctACGAGGCGCAGGCCAGGCTGCGCGACCCCGTCTACGGCTGCGTCGCCCACATCTTCGCGCTGCAGCAGCAG CTGGCGACGCTGCAGGTGCAGGTGGCGCAGGCGAAGACGCAGGTGGCGCAgacgctggcggcggccggcatgcTGACGGCTGGGAACCCTCTCCtccagcatcagcagcagcagcagcaggcgtgGCAGATTGAGCACGAGTCGACGATGACCTCGACGCAGAGCTCCGGCTGCTACAGCGCGCCGCGCTCCGACGGGTCGACGTCGCTGCAGGACATGTACTGCTTCGGCGAGCAGGAGGAAGGCAGCTACTCAAGATGA